A single genomic interval of Arthrobacter sp. NicSoilB8 harbors:
- a CDS encoding ThuA domain-containing protein: MEPYDLAVLNYYGRSDPWRDVAEERFGPVAEQALFDFVAGGKGLIAYHPTLAGGVGWEPEYERLLGGVMREETSRRAPNNDFLVHTAEPHPITAGWPAEFPHYNDDLYVGLKWPEGFRRTVLLTEWDNPLRYAQVPSQWRSLPGMGEEHPLAWAIDYGAGRSVSIGIGHNAQAIGHPAFRALFPRSAEWAAIGEVTIPTPGDLGEPLEGGDWWPTTLEPMVRGMFDEWVAAGEPASQK; the protein is encoded by the coding sequence CTGGAACCCTACGATCTTGCGGTTCTCAACTACTACGGACGCTCCGACCCCTGGCGCGATGTTGCGGAGGAGCGCTTCGGGCCCGTCGCAGAGCAGGCGCTTTTTGATTTCGTTGCGGGCGGCAAGGGCCTCATCGCATACCACCCCACGCTCGCCGGCGGCGTGGGCTGGGAGCCCGAGTACGAGCGCCTGCTCGGCGGGGTTATGCGCGAGGAGACTTCCCGTCGGGCACCAAACAACGATTTCCTGGTGCATACGGCGGAACCCCACCCCATCACGGCAGGCTGGCCGGCGGAATTCCCACATTACAACGACGACCTCTACGTGGGCCTCAAGTGGCCGGAGGGCTTCAGGAGGACCGTCCTGCTGACGGAGTGGGACAACCCCCTGCGTTACGCCCAGGTCCCCTCTCAGTGGCGCAGCCTGCCGGGAATGGGCGAGGAGCACCCGCTGGCCTGGGCCATTGACTACGGCGCGGGCCGGTCAGTCTCGATCGGCATCGGCCATAACGCGCAGGCGATCGGACACCCGGCCTTCCGCGCCCTGTTCCCGCGCAGCGCGGAGTGGGCCGCCATCGGCGAGGTGACAATCCCCACGCCCGGAGACCTCGGAGAGCCCCTAGAAGGCGGCGACTGGTGGCCAACCACGCTGGAGCCGATGGTCCGCGGCATGTTCGATGAGTGGGTAGCGGCAGGAGAGCCCGCCTCCCAGAAATAG